GAACAAACTTTTTACTAGCGAAAAAAAGTTGGATGTGGGTAGGCATAGCCATCGCTATGTCTTTTTTCACAAAACAAACAGGACTAATCTTTATACCCTACCTACTACTAGTGGGGATAATAAGAGGGATATACAAACATTTAAACAACAAGAACATAGATATTAAGAGACTTGTAAATAACTATGTTTTGTCTATATTAGTAGGGACCATTCCAATTTTCTCTTGGATTCTTCTCAATCCCGAATTTGTAAAGGTATGGTCAGATATAAATTCTGACAAAACGATTGTCAGTATGATGCCTAATAGAATTTCAATAGATTCCATAATTTACTATCCGAGCATATTAATAAATCACTCTCTGTATATTCCACTTTTTATCTTTCTAACGCTTGGAGTCATTTCAATAATAGCTAGAAAGGACCTAAAGTCAATCATAATACTTATAGGATACTTAATAATACCTTATGTAATACTTACATTTCTTACTACAGTTAAGATTGATAGATATATTCTACCTTTTGTTGTAGTGCTAGGAATGATAATATCTCATCCTTTTAACAAGAATGAGATTAAGAAGACTACTAACAAAGTAGCGGTCACACTAATAGTAGTTATTTCAATGTGGAATATTCTAGCAACAAACTTTGGAAATATTTTAGAGCTACCCAATCTAAACATAGTAGGAATTTATGTAACAAAAAACAATTTACCACAAGCTCCTTCATCTCCTAAAAGGGGGATAGAATACAACACACCTGAAATGGTAGTCAAGTTTATAGGAACAGCATCAGAAGTCAGAAAATTTGAAGGTGTAAGTGAAAAAACAACCTTCGCTATGCGAATAAACTTGACACACTTACTACCTGAATCTAGTTTCTTACTCTACTCGTATATGAACAAGGTTGATTACTATGGGGTTGATTTCAACGAAAAGCATAATATAGACATAGTGTTTATCGCAAATCAGTATTCTAACCTAGTATCAGATAAAACTAACTTAAAGAAGGTTTTTGAAAGAGAAATACCTGATAGTGGGACATACTCTCTATGGGTTGGTAATAAACTCACAAACTGGCTTTTTTTCTACGATGCTATACTCAAAAATGTGATTGCAATCAAGATAACAAATATTTCCTATGAAAAC
The nucleotide sequence above comes from Spirochaetota bacterium. Encoded proteins:
- a CDS encoding glycosyltransferase family 39 protein; the encoded protein is MVLRNISKVLKPYLIYVLNNTRVFLRKILIIIPLIFIIIVQLLWVISDDSTPQWDEARHTLNSIRILDVIRNPGENSIIDGILLFYDFYTHLCYVVASMFHIIFGVSYDSATFSILFLWIPLLYFSVYGIAKILFNRDKFRAVLSAFVTTSLPVVIGYSKVFYLDVPMASAVAFAFYIILRTNFLLAKKSWMWVGIAIAMSFFTKQTGLIFIPYLLLVGIIRGIYKHLNNKNIDIKRLVNNYVLSILVGTIPIFSWILLNPEFVKVWSDINSDKTIVSMMPNRISIDSIIYYPSILINHSLYIPLFIFLTLGVISIIARKDLKSIIILIGYLIIPYVILTFLTTVKIDRYILPFVVVLGMIISHPFNKNEIKKTTNKVAVTLIVVISMWNILATNFGNILELPNLNIVGIYVTKNNLPQAPSSPKRGIEYNTPEMVVKFIGTASEVRKFEGVSEKTTFAMRINLTHLLPESSFLLYSYMNKVDYYGVDFNEKHNIDIVFIANQYSNLVSDKTNLKKVFEREIPDSGTYSLWVGNKLTNWLFFYDAILKNVIAIKITNISYENGILTVDLGWVSRKRAYGDILGILEIIDEKGNVRYVEVPNIIPQGGDGGVYIRRFIKLNNAFEKGEYRVKIHLKRAWISYLQRILYRVAFIPLGMEKWEEMKNLVSINSLEFDFKVK